The Rhinoraja longicauda isolate Sanriku21f chromosome 19, sRhiLon1.1, whole genome shotgun sequence genome includes a window with the following:
- the LOC144602533 gene encoding E3 ubiquitin-protein ligase TRIM39-like, whose translation MTSSLIAKEVAGRKTRFSDEAKPMLVVGGKLPNEKFDRTFFYNVALREICDIIKRVSVTLDVETAHPRLEVSEDRKRVRWTGTRRSLPDTGKRFTDSVCVLGSEGFTSGRHYWEVEVAGSQHWGLGVAAESLERKRRVTPTPETGVWSIRRWWGDEFDALTSPPSRLPARPIPGRVRVYLSYESGTVSFYDADTKSHLHTFGGNKFTEKLYPFFGPWAPNQWLRICSGSAPGV comes from the exons ATGACGAGCTCTTTAATTGCCAAG gaggtagcTGGTCGCAAGACAAG GTtcagtgatgaagccaaaccaatgtTGGTGGTCGGTGGCAAGTTGCCGAATGAAAAGTTTGATCGCACCTTTTTCTACAACGTGGCATTGAGAGAAATATGTGATATCATCAAGCGAG tctccgtcaccctggatgtggaaacagcgcatccgcggctcgaggtgtctgaggatcggaagagggtgagatggaccgggacccggaggagtctccctgacaccgggaagaggtttacagacagtgtgtgtgtgctgggatcggagggattcacatcgggaagacattactgggaggtggaggtggcggggagtcagcactggggtctgggagtcgccgcagagtctttggagaggaagagacgggtcacaccgaccccggagactggagtctggagcatcaggcggtggtggggtgacgagtttgatgcactcacctcccctccatcccgtctccccgcccgtcccatccccgggagggtgagagtttatctcagttacgagtccgggacagtttcattttacgacgcggacaccaagtcccatctccacaccttcggtgggaataaattcacggagaaactttaccctttcttcgggccttgggcaccaaaccagtggctgagaatctgctccggttccgctccgggtgtgtaa